TCTTAACCTCAAGTGTGTCTGACTGCTCCCTTTTTGTTTTCGTTGATTTGTTGgacacccttcttcctcctctagtggTTTCCTCTTCCAACTGACCCATTTGTATCGTCGGGAGCACCACCACCTCCACCCTAACTGACAACATTGTTGCACATTGCCCCACTACCCTTTCTTGTCTGATATGCTGCCGCTCATGCCTTTCCTCTAATTCCCACCCACCGTGCCATATATTCTGTCGTTGATGACCACACACCTCTCAATTTGAACCTACCAACCCTCTGCTAGTCCTCCATGCAGATGTCGAGGCCAGCAACATCGTTTCTATCTCGGGCACATTGGAGACGCCGCGGCTGGCCgtctcacctttgcaatttcttTTTCAACCTCTTCTCTACCGAAATCGACTGAAACGATTTCCCGAGGATTAGCAAACACGAACAAATTAATGTACCTCCCCAAATGGACCACATAAAGTACCACTACAAAATACTCAAATCAAACAAAGTACATAAGCACAACACATACAATCTCAGTGTTCTCCATAGACATGAAATCCTCCGGGGACATGTATGTCTCACTTGAATCTAGGCAGTCGACTGAGGGTGACCACCTCCCGGTCCTGCGTGGCAAACTCGCTCGAGGCCATCTGCACCACGTCGATGTCATCAGGGTCGCTACCGCTACCACTACCTCCAGCAGAGCCGCTCGGACAAGCCGCGTCCATGCTGTAGTAGTAGGACCAATCACTAGCTCCACCACCCATGTTGCCCAGTTGGTTGTTGGCAGAGGACTCATGGTGCATCTCTGCCACCGCCTTCAAGTTGCTTGTCGGGAGGGTATGTTGTCCCGTGAACGCGGACATGTTCATGcttgcattgactgcctgctggaTGTCTTGCTCACTAACCATCTGCGTTGGCAACAGACCGTAGGACAGAAAATGGTTCAGGTGTGCATTGGGAGGGATGTAGTGTGAGTACCCCTTGTTTTGCCCATCGACAACATTCAAATCCGGCGCCCAGTACTGCATGTTGGTCGGGTTTGGGTGGTAGTACATACCAGTCATGGCCGGATTGGGGTAGGTCTGGTGCGCCTGCGTggtaggggcgatgatgatggtagCGTCTCTACGGGCCATCCCCATCTTCTCACCGTGCTCTTGGTCATGATACAATGGTGGGGACACCAGAGGTGTCTCCGCTGGTGGTCCAGTGTGCGGCTCCAGGCTGCGGATGTACTCCGCAAGAAGGGAGAGCTGGCTAGGAGGTGGCTGCTTGCTGTTCCTCTTCTTGAGCTGGCGCTTTGCGTTCAGACTACGCTTGGTGGCATTGTAGTTGTTCTTGACGGCGTTCTCCGACCGGTCGGAGAGTAGCCGGGCGATCACCGACCAGCGGTTCCCCCAAGTCTGATGCAACTCGATCAGATCCATGTCTTCCGCGTCGGTCCAGATTTTCCTCTACAAGGGAAGTATTCATGAGTTCATTAATTATGATATAACATTCAGTTGAAGTACAATTGAGCACAACACAACAAACCGAAAGTAGTATCTACTACCTTTACCCAGAAGCATTATATTTTTAGAAGTCAATCGAGAGTCACTTTTCTACCATGCAGGGATATGCCGTGCATGCATCCACCATTCATCATTGCTTTCAGATTTATCTTACCTTATTTTGTTGTTGGCAAATTTTGTGTTGTTTAAGAGTACTAAAATTTTATTAAAATATGTATCTTGTTTCATAGTGCATCATAATCTTTTCTCGTGAACCAACAAATAACAATGCACTTGTTTCAGATCAGATTTGCTGGTATGTAATGGAACATTACGTTTCACtttgaaacaaaagaaaaaactaaTTCAACACTCTAAAACAAGATATATAAAATTCGCCAAGATCAGAAAACATAGCTAGGATCTCAAATTATCTAAGGAACCTCAAAGTATCTCAGGAATCTATTGGTTAGAGAACTTCCAGCTAAGCCTAATACTCTCACAAAATTGATTTATGCCACATATAAATAGATGAAATGGTGGAATGAGCCTGATAGAAAAATGGAAAGAAAAAAGTTAGTATGTGAATAATTATTTGGAGAGGATCGACCCATACAAAAAAATGACATGGCTATTTATTTTGCATTTATCTTATTAAAAATTACACATATTTCACGTGTGCTACAATTTTGGGAATCGATATTATGCAATTTGAGGTGCCCAAGATTTACAAAACTTAAAAAAAAACAGTTAGCAATATCGATTATATCACAAGTGCAAGTGTCATTTTTATTTATAGGTTTTGTGCTCTTTTCGTTGGAACAAGGAAACATATTTACCTTTCTATTGATTAACAAGAGAACTTCGTAAAATAAGAACCACAAAGACACCAAATTACTCTCCTACATTACACTACTCAAAAATGCTTAGCCCCCCAATATCCCAAAGAGGCTCCTCGTCTTGGATGAGGTAAACAATGACCGCCATCAGCATCACTTTATTTCGAAagacacatgcgttcctttccttcgaaatatcCCATCGAACAAGAAGGAGCAAAGAATATAGAGATTTCCTCGGCTACGAATTATTGAGGAGGATTTCTTTCCACCAAGACTTCATCATCTCAAAACAATGACAAAGCATCATACTAGCATGAAGACGAAGATAAGAGATCATGTCGTTCCAAACTTGAGGCAAGAACCGATACTTGATGACGAGGTGAGGCACTAATTCTTGCACTTGGTTGCAAAGAGGGAACCAGTCGCAATTTGGTCACTGTCGACGTTGCAACCTCTATCCTTCAATCCTATTTTTGATGGATAACCAAGCAAAGAACTTACATTTTAGGACGGCCAAACCTTCCAAGCTGTGTCATGCAAATTGGATCAGATGAGGCCGACGAACTGAGCCGTGTAAGCCGACGAGCCAGTATAATTCCCATCGTTGGTCAACTTTCTCATGGTTGTATCTGGGATGTTTGGTTGGATGAAGACATGCATTGGCAAGTTTGTCTTACAGAATGATGAATTATTGGATGTGCTCTAGCTTCAGGCCTCCTTGACTACCACTATGTAGAACCCAAAACTTATCTCTTAAAACCATGTCCACAATGCAACCTTTCTTGTGGATTTTTTAAATGGTGCTATATCTTTATGCATCACTCCCTCCAGCCATGAGGACTCCCAAAATTTGGCTTTAGTTCTATTACTAGTCATACCTAAGTGGTCGCCACTAATAGATCACTTCATCATTGTTGCATGACATCCCCATACTGCACCCCACCCTCTGCTGGCCATCCTAGTCAAGCCATAACCATAGTAAGTGAAGCACGAGGGCAAACTTCCAAGATTAAGAATTTCTGGGCCAACAAACTCCTCCAACTTGCAAAATTGCTCCTAGTTAATTTCACTTGCCTTCTGTCACTTTGTTTATCCTCACCCAAAGATAGGCACACCTCAAGCTATCAATCTTCTTAAAAACCTCCACCAGGAGGTCAAACAGTGTAAGATGGTGTATGGCCACAGCCGTGAGCACCACCTTGACCAAGAACATGCGGCCTGCATTATGAAAATGTTTCCCTCTCCAAGGTGCTAATTTCCCAGCGGCTTAATCTTCAAACTATTGCAAGTGGACCGTCCTTAATATTTTGACCATGAGGGATAGTGCAAGGTAACATATGGGGAAGGATAAGAAACATGTCGGGAAGGACTAGAGTATGTCATCAAGGTTGGTGTTATTGCACCAGATAGGTGAAACATGGATCTTTCTGCAATTTGTAACAAGGCTGATAGTATATCCAAAAGAGGCAACCGTGGTGGCGAGGAATTGGACTTGTTGCTTGATAGGGGCACATAAAACAACCACATTATCAAGGTAAAGGGAACCACAATGCTCGTGCGATGCCCATCAAGAGGATGAAGTTTTCCTTAGGTCATATACTTGCTAAATACATGGTGCAGCACGTCAATGGCGAGCTAAAAGAGAAAAGGGGACAGTAGACCCCTAAAAATGCCACAACCATGCTTGATCTGATCCTCGGTAATCCATTGAGAAAAACTCAAGAAGAAGTCGAGGAGGGGAGGGTTGAGATCCATCCCCGGATGTGGCCTTTGAAGCCATGTTGACTAAACATTTCTGTAAAATGGCCCCACCTAAAGGAATCCAAGGCCTTCTTTATGTTGAGCTTGAAGAGGAGCATGTGTGTCTTGATGTGGTAAAATCTTCTAGCCACATTGGGCACATAAATGAGTTATCGTGGATGCTTCTCCTCTTAATGAAAGCAATTTGTGCAATGGAAACAATATCATTCATCTGTAGAGCCAACCTCATGTAAAGAGTTTTGTCAATGAGCTCGGCCACATCATGCATAAGGCTAATAAGCCCAAAATACTCATTCGGTGAACAAAGGGATCAGGTCATGGGAACCAAGCAACAAATCTCAAGGATCGCAGGTATTAAAGAGGGGGAtgctaatgaaggaaatatgccctagaggcaataataaagttgttttctatatttccttatatcatgataaatgtttattattcatgctagaattgtattaaccggaaacttagtacatgtgtgaatacatagacaaaacaaagtgtccctagtatgcctctactagactagctcgttaatcaaagatggttaagtttcctgaccatagacatgtgttgtcatttgatgaacgggatcacatcattaggagaatgatgtgatggacaagacccatccgttagcttagcataatgatcgttaagttttattgctattgctttcttcatgacttatacatattcctctgactatgagattatgcaactcccgaaaaccggaggaacaccttgtgtgctatcaaacgtcacaacgtaactgggtgattataaagatgctctacaggtgtctccgaaggtgtttgttgggttggcatagatcaagattaggatttgtcactccgagtatcagagaggtatctatgggccctctcggtaatgcacatcactataagccttgcaagcaatgtgactaatgagttagttacgggatgatgcattacggaacgagtaaagagacttgccggtaacgagattgaactaggtattgaaagtgcgttatatcgactagagggggggtgaataggcgatttttatgaattcttcactgaggaatttgccagtgaggaaattccttagcgaagaactacttgcagcggaataagtactcaaaagtatgcatagcagaacacaagcatggtcatcatgatgaaatgaagacaagcatagagtacagaaagcgtaaacacaggataacacaggatgaagacaaacagactgaagaaactgaactgaggaaattgagaaagtcttcagtcaaagtcttcaaacacatatatgacaagcacacaacacagttatgaggaaatgaaagagttgaggaaatagaaccagttggcttggtgaagacaatgatttggtagaccagttccaactgctgcctcagttgtacatctggttggagcggctaggtatttaaacctgaggacacacagtcccggacacacagtcctcaccgtattctccttgagctaaggtcacacagacctcgcccaatcactcatggtaagtcttcaggtgacttccaaaccttcacaaactcggtcactcggcgatccacaattcctcttggatgctctagaccatgacgcctaaccgtctggaagaagcacagtcttcaaaggtaacaagcgtcggatccacgcaggatcagtcttttcagtgatgctcaatcactttgggtttgtaggtgtttgggtttaggttttcctcacttgatgattttcactcaaagtcctcggaggatgggatgctctcaaatgacaagtgtcagtttctctcggagcagccaaccagctagtggttgtagggggcggctatttatagcctagggagcagcccgacatgataagacataaatgcccttcaatgatatgaccgttaggtgggtagatattttgggacagctggcgcatagcaaagcaacggtcggaaatttgagtatcaaattcctcagggctatcatgttcctcactgtgtaggcaatccgcactggcgaattcctaactcctcagtcagaacaaattcctcagagaccagaagaacttcgtctctgtcactgaagaatatgactgaactgtatgagatttccaatggcttcactcgaagggattggtaggtgtaggattttgagttgagcatcacatggaaatttttccttagtatttcctcgaccccctttaacagtacggtgtttcctatgactcaagaaagagaaaatgaaactacgaaaacaaaagtcttcacgcttcatgttcctcaaatgaataccaagtcttcaaggtcacaccaatttcttcactttcaaagtcttcagaaagtcttcagaaatccaaagtcttcagtcgaagaacttcatttttaggggtcgactttctctgtaaatatcaaactcctcatagacttatagacctgtgtacactcataaacacattagtcccttaacctataagtcttcaatacaccaaaatcactaaggggcactagatgcacttacaatctccccctttttggtgattgatgacaatataggttaagttttcaacggggataaacatatgaagtgtaaatactgatattgaggaatttgattgcaagatatagaagaactccccctgaagatgtgcatagtgaggaatttgcttttgaagcaatgcacacttgaagagtaaaatcatggagatctccccctatatcttgtaattcatacacgcatttgacataatatatgaagaatttgaaatgcatgatgaaatatggtgactgatgtaattcaacatgcgtgcaataacattaacgaggaataagcatgcagaagaaacagcaaaagtatcaggccaccatagagtttaagtttacaactcgatccaacaaagtcatcagaagaacgagagttgtaacttagaaaaaaatgcccatatagatagacccgcttgaagactaactcaaatttctccccctttatcatcgaatgaccaaaaggttcgaaaatgaggactaacgcccctgaagaatatcaagttgatgaaggagcgccagcgttgttggggtcgtttgttgatgtagggcctgccgcagtgtcgtccaagtcttcatgctcgtcggtgtcacgcgatgaagaataggagttggccaccaaggacggaaccttgaccttcttgtatttcttcggtggaggtgtagaccagtcaaagtcctccttgagacccattttcttcagatcttctgtgctataaatgtgcgacagaacagcccaggtgcggttgagggtttcatgaaggtagtaatggtttttcttcactgcattgtgggtagcagtcatgttgtgaagaattgaaccaaactgacgcttgacccatttgtgattgcgatcaaccttctggtgaagactgaggagaagctcatggtcagtcatcaccctgggagctgtgccttgaggatttggcttggttgcgttggcggcagagtcatgggtggcagagtcatcattggtggagtaggatgcagccttgcgaaattgaccatccaatggacgaatgccttcatcaataacagcagtagccttgcccttttcatcagctgaggaaaatgtccgtttgaggacttcaatcgggggcaagtagctgcaatggttcagtgtatcagctttgtagttgagtgaagaccttgttctgatgaatctcataatccacggagcataaggcttcaactcaaacggtgacattgcgacattggccagagtcctcatgaagaaatcatggaagttgacgggaacgccatgaatgatattgaaaagcagattcttcatgatgccaacgacttcttcttcattcgagtcgtggcccttgataggactcaatgtcttcgtcagaatgcgatagacagtccgaggcacatataacaattccttcacaaggaatttagttcttggggcctgacctggcttcaatggcttcatcagcacttgcatatagtgatctgtaagctcaggttcactgtagacgcaacgagcagcttcaaggggaggactgagaggcaaagcacgaagcaattcagtagctggtgccttgtagtgagtattttcagacatccagtccagcacccatgaattcacatcttcagagtctccggtgatgtgcagagttgcataaaattgaagaatgagctcttcattccaatcacatatatcagtgcagaaatttaacagtccagcgtcgtaaagaacactgaggactggcacgaagcacggcagagattccatatccacgtgaggaatgtgctcatgatcgaagactttgtctttgttgaacagcactgaggaataaaaatttgcctggctggcagtccagaaacgcctcttcctaatgcgagcagagtcataggggttgtaatcagtgaagaatacgtgctcgccgaagaaatcattagccttgaatttttgcttccttgagaatggatcctttggcttgggcagaggagtgtcagtcagttgcattacaacctcaggaatcgcaatctcaggttcttcaggctgaggaatttctggttcctcttcagtggcagcctgggtcttcaattcttcattttcattttcttcagcactagtggctggaatttcttcatgagcttcatcagatcccatttgaactgtagttgctggggactgaggaatttgttgcaatggtgtgaagagtggagagttggggtgctgactttcccaaa
This DNA window, taken from Triticum aestivum cultivar Chinese Spring chromosome 1D, IWGSC CS RefSeq v2.1, whole genome shotgun sequence, encodes the following:
- the LOC123166176 gene encoding transcription factor MYB108-like, which translates into the protein MGIILARRLTRLSSSASSDPICMTQLGRFGRPKITLKQHKICQQQNKRKIWTDAEDMDLIELHQTWGNRWSVIARLLSDRSENAVKNNYNATKRSLNAKRQLKKRNSKQPPPSQLSLLAEYIRSLEPHTGPPAETPLVSPPLYHDQEHGEKMGMARRDATIIIAPTTQAHQTYPNPAMTGMYYHPNPTNMQYWAPDLNVVDGQNKGYSHYIPPNAHLNHFLSYGLLPTQMVSEQDIQQAVNASMNMSAFTGQHTLPTSNLKAVAEMHHESSANNQLGNMGGGASDWSYYYSMDAACPSGSAGGSGSGSDPDDIDVVQMASSEFATQDREVVTLSRLPRFK